The following coding sequences lie in one Onychomys torridus chromosome X, mOncTor1.1, whole genome shotgun sequence genomic window:
- the LOC118574462 gene encoding periphilin-1-like — MRNAFRRKHFYSSHYSRQQPPHKRGTPFLRESRVGGKDSLHSRFGSSLSSRSRMRSFHQPRRTCKERAMQFLTTSRDTVPSSSSSKVLKSPSRLTEKEQAEAAIKWANEDPKKSEGNDLAEISEFETGSKAPLCINQTEEPESNATEGIEPREESQLSIRSKAIASKITEIETVYRQDCETFATVVERLVEKDPSLEKSIQFAMKQSLHEIGEQRVEELKHFIMEYDNSTQDFGDPF; from the coding sequence ATGAGAAATGCCTTTAGAAGGAAACATTTCTACTCTTCCCATTATTCAAGACAACAACCTCCCCATAAACGGGGCACTCCTTTTTTGAGAGAATCTCGTGTGGGCGGGAAGGACTCCCTACACAGCAGATTTGGCTCCAGTCTCAGCAGTAGAAGCAGGATGCGCTCCTTCCATCAGCCTCGGCGTACATGTAAAGAGAGAGCCATGCAGTTTTTGACAACATCAAGAGATACTGTGCCCTCAAGTTCTTCATCCAAGGTGTTAAAAAGCCCCAGCCGGCTGACTGAGAAGGAACAGGCTGAGGCTGCAATCAAGTGGGCTAATGAAGATCCCAAGAAGTCAGAAGGAAATGACTTGGCtgaaatttctgagtttgagacaggatccaAGGCACCATTATGTATCAACCAGACAGAAGAACCCGAGTCAAACGCAACAGAAGGCATAGAACCGAGAGAAGAGAGCCAGCTTAGCATTCGCTCAAAGGCAATTGCATCAAAAATCACAGAGATTGAGACGGTTTACCGACAAGACTGTGAAACTTTTGCAACGGTGGTGGAAAGGCTGGTGGAAAAGGATCCTTCCTTAGAAAAATCTATACAGTTTGCAATGAAGCAGAGTTTGCATGAAATAGGTGAGCAACGTGTTGAAGAACTGAAGCATTTCATTATGGAGTATGACAATTCTACTCAAGATTTTGGAGACCCTTTTTAG